The Nostoc sp. 'Peltigera membranacea cyanobiont' N6 genome contains the following window.
GGTAATTATGATATAAGATTGGTTGACTTAGGGGTAATTTTAGATAACGGACATTAATACTTACGCATGAATAACGGAAATGCTAGGCACAGAGAACACGAAACAATAATAGTTTGAGAGACTTTTGGCGTAAGTTATCACAGATAAACTTGTCTGTTACTTCACTGAGTATTGTAGGTATTTTCAATAATTTTTTGTGAATGGCATGAACTTAAAGTTTATAAAGAAAAACATTTTTCCTTTTGTAAAAGTTATATCTACAGTGCTTATAACCAGTGCAATTGGATTAGAATCGTGGAATATTTATGCCGTACTAACTAATAGTAATGTACCAAGCAGTCTGAATCCAATTTTTTGGATTGAGCGTTTTGCTATGACGTGCCACTTTATCGAGAGTATTATAGCAGCTTTTTATGCACCTTCAATAAAAAAGATACCAATCCAGTATGCTATTTATACTTTTTTTGTAGGCACAATTGGCTTGTTAGAACTTTTCGATCGAGATGACGCTTCTACATCTTGAAGGTGTGAGATTTTTGGATTAGGTAGGTTGGTAGCGATCGCATAATGCACCATCAGATTATCAAATCCCCGCTACTGAGCAAAAGTCAGTTGCGGGGGTTTCTCAATGTAGGTCACTGGTGAATCTGACAGGCAGAAGGAGGTATAGTTTGTATAGTGAGCTTTTTGCTGCAATTTTAGTTTGATACTAAGGAATAAAAAAATGTCTACTGATACTCAGATAGTTAATTACGTTGAAGAAAGTGAATTTGATGTTGTTTTAAATGGAAGTGAAGAGAAAGTTGTTGTTGTTGATTTTACCGCTACTTGGTGTGGCCCCTGTCGGCTGGTCAGTCCGTTAATGGATCAACTCGCCCAGGAATACAAAGGCCGCGCTAAAGTCGTTAAGGTAGACGTTGATAACAACAAGCCAATTTTCAAAAAATTCGGTCTTCGCAGTATTCCAGCAGTTTTAATTTTCAAAGATGGCAATTTAGCAGAAACCATCGTGGGAGTTTCTCCTTACGAGCAGTTTAGCGAAGCTGTTCAGAAGCTTCTTGAGGTTGTTTAAACTTAATTCGTAATTAAAAAATATCCGATTCCTAAAAACGGCAATGACGTTTCAGGTGGTGTTTCAATTCCCCGAAGTTCGGTGCATTGAACCGAACGCCACCTAAAGCGTAATTATGAGTTATACATTTTTAAAGATTCACTTTTCGCCTATAATGTGATTGCATTAAACCACTAGAATATTGTTTCGAGTTAATCAGCTCCAATTTTTCTTCAGGGCTAGGCGGTGGGAAAAGCTGTATACCGCCACCTAAGATAGTTGGAATAGTTGAAATAATATATTCGTCAATCAAACTGTGCTGAAGAAACGAATTGATTAATGCTCCGCCACCAACTAGCCAGAGATTTTCAAAACCTTGAGCCTCTATATTTGCTAAAGCGTTATTTACTGGATCGGAAACAAATACAACGTCCTCACGGTCAGATTGGAGATGGCGTTTGGTGAAAACGAAAGATTTCTTCCCCGGATAAGGCCATTCATCAAAACCAAGCCCTACTTCATAAGTATTGCTGCCCAAAACAATCGCATCAATGGATTCGTAGAAATCACCATAACCGAAGTCTTCCCCTTCAGTGTCAAGGATTGATAGCCATTCAATTCCGCCATCGCTGCGAGCAATATAGCCATCCAAACTAGCTGCAATGTAGAGTGTAACTTTCGTCATTTTACTTTCAATTAGTTACGTTTTTTGATTGTGCGATTTAAACCGACCTGCAATAAAGTCTCGCTTAGATAAATGCTTTGTATTGCGTTTGGTGACTCGCTCTCGCCACATTTGGAAACTAGATTCTTTCATTTCGCGCCTCATTAAGGCAATTACCTGTTTCTCCAGCAACCCAAACTGAGCTTCAATAGCATCAAAAGATGTTCTATCTTCCCATGCCATCTCAATAATGCGATCGATGGTTTGTGAATCGAGGTTAGGTAGCTTCATTCCTTTTCTGGCAATTGGTAAATTTGAGCTATATATATTTTACTTTTCATTTTGAAGAACCATTGTGTCTGTTGCACCCAGTTGCAAGGCATAGAGATTGGCATAGACACCTTGTCGATCGATGAGTTCGGCGTGAGTACCTTGCTCTACAATTTGTCCCTGCTGAATCACTAATACCCGATCTGCTTGAGTAACTGTACTCAGGCGGTGGGCAATTACGAAACTAGTACGACCTTGCAGCAAACGAGCGATCGCAGTTTGTACTAGCGCTTCTGTGCGCGTGTCAATACTACTGGTGGCTTCATCAAGAATCAGAATTCGGGGGTTAATCAATACGGCACGGGCAATACTGATTAGTTGTCGTTGTCCTTGGCTCAGGGGCGCTCCCCGTTCGCCCAATTGGGTTGTATAGCCTTGTGGCAGTGAGGTAATGAACTCATGCACATTTGCCAGTTGTGCAGCCTCTTCGATATCAGCTTGGGTACTATAGGGAGCGCCAAAGGCAATGTTTTCGGCGACGGTACCACTGAACAAAATATTATCTTGTAGAACGATGCCAATTTGACGGCGTAGACTTGCTTGAGTAACGCTACGCACATCAATATCATCAATTTTCACTGCACCACCAGAGACATCATAAAAGCGCAAAATCAAGTTAATAATTGTACTTTTTCCCGAACCAGTCGGCCCGACTAATGCAATCATTTGTCCTGGATAGGCGTGCAAATTCACCCCTTTAAGAACCAATTGATCTGGGTTATAGCCAAACTTGACATTCTCAAATGTCACTTCCCCTTGAATGGGCGGCATTTCTGTCGCATTGGGTGCATCTTTGAGTTCTGACGGTTCATCTAGTAATAGAAAGATTCGCTCTAGTCCGGCGAAGGCAGATTGAGCTTGGGTGTAAAACTGGCTGAGAATCTGGATCGGGCGGAAGAACTGCTGGACGTAAAGTAAAAAGGATGTCACCACACCCACTGTTGCAGATCCAGTGACTGCGAGATAGCCGCCGTAAGCCAGCACACCTGCGGTTGCAAGTGTGTTGAGAAAATCGATGGAGGGCAAAAAGGCCGAAGTAATTGCTACAGCTTCGACATTGGCATCACGATTGGCGGCGTTAAGAACGGCGAATTCTGCGATATTCATCTGTACCCGATTAAATGCCTGTGCTTCTCGCACGCTGCCAATATCTTCTTCCAACTTGGCGGAAAGCTGACCAATAGTCTGTCGAGTAACGCGAAACCTGGTTCTTGCCCAACGAGCAAACAAACTTGTGGTAAAAATCATCAGTGGTACAACCAGGTTGCTCAACAATCCGAGTTGCAGGTTGATGGAGAGCATGGCAATGATTATGCCGACCAAACTGAAAACGTTACCCAGCATTTGGGCGATCGTTAGTCCAAATGCCTGATTTACAGTATTAACATCATTTAGCAGGCGGCTCATTAAATCGCCCGCTTCGCTGCGATCGAAAAAGCTGAGGGGCAGACTTTGGATTTTAGTAAAAATATCTTGCCTCAATTGAGCCAGCAATCGCTGCATAATCCAGCCGACTCGAATAATTTGACCCCGGATTGCTAAAACGCCAAGTCCGTAGTTCAGCCCTAGTAGCCCTAATAACATTAAGAGTCCCTGCAAATTACCTTGGGCAATTAGGCGATCGATCGACCAACCGAGGAAAAACGGGCCAATTGCTTGGGTTGCGGCACCAATCAATACTAATGTCAGGGCGATGGGAATTTCTTTGCGATAAAGTAGCAGATATTGCAAAAAGCGTTGCAGGGTGGAGATTTGCTTACTCGCTCGATCGTCAGATGCAACAACGGGAATAGTGCCTCTCATAGCAATTTTGGATTTTAGATTTTGGATTTTGGATTACAAGGCTGTTATAAAAATCTCAAGCGATGCTATTTACGTTAGTTTGGGATCATTTTTTTCTTTCGTCTTTACCTGAGATTCCAAAATCACACCGTAGAGAGGGCTGGTTTCCATCAATTCCTCGTGAGTCCCTTGGGCTACCAATCGGCCTTTATCAACTAAAAAAATGCGATCGGCATTCTTAACGGTGCTAATACGTTGAGCTACTACAAAAGTTGTGCAAGTTTTTTGGCGCATTAAGCCATCTAGTTCGGCTTGAATATGGGCAGCAGTTTTGGCATCTACAGCTGAGGTGCTATCATCCAAAATCAGAATGCTGTAATCGGTTAGTAAGGTACGAGCGATCGCAATTCTTTGTTTTTGTCCGCCAGATAAACCCACGCCTCGTTCGCCCACAATCGTCTCATAGCCATCGGGTAAACCAATAATAAAATCATGCATTTGGGCGGTTTTTGCAACCTCAATCACTTGCTCTAGGGTTGCATCGGGTTTGGCGTAGGCAATATTTTCGCGGAGTGTGCCAGAGAAAAGAGTGGTTTCTTGAAATACAATGCCAATTCGCGATCGCAGGCTTTTAAGTGTAAAACTTTTTACATCTCTTCCGTCAATACGAACTGCTCCCCCGGTGACATCATAAAAGCGGGGAATTAAGTTCATAATTGTGCTTTTACCGGAACCAGTCATCCCTAGAACGGCGATTAGTTCGTTGGGTTTGGTTTCAAAGGAAACTTCTTTGAGAGCTTCGGTACTGGCTCCCGGATAGCGAAAGGAAACATTTTCAAAGGTAATTCTCCCACCGCAGGTTTCAAATGGCACAGCGCCGGGACAATCGCGGATTTCTACCTCTGCATCTACAACTTCATAAACTCGTTCCGCAGAAGCAGCTGATTGAGCGATCGCAGGCGCAGCAAATCCAATCAACAAAATCGGTTGGAGAATCAATGCTAGGTAGGAGTTAAACGCCACCAGTTCGCCAATGGAGAATCTACGCCCAATTACCTGCGCTCCCCCGTAGCCGAAAACTGCCAGTGTTACCAAGTTACTCATTAAAAAGATAAACGGGAAGGTATTGTGGATGGCGTTAATGGTCTTCATGTTTGCCTTCACTAGACCATCATTTAGGGTCGTGTAACGCGACCTTTCGGCTGATTCCCTAACAAAGGCTTTCACCACCCGGATTCCTTGCAAGTTCTCTTGCAATACAGCATTGAGGTCGCTCAGTTGCTCTTGGACTTGCCGAAAAAGTTTATTATTGCGACCGACAAATTGTGCCATCAACCATGCTGATACAGGTACTGCTGTTAGTGTAATCAGTGCGAGTTCCCAATTCATTACCAGCAAAACTACCGCAATAGTCACCAGTGTGACAATTCCACCAATGACCTGAATTAAGCTAGTACCAATAAAGGTACGGATCTGCTCAATATCGCTGGTGACACGGGTTAATAGTTGGGAAGTCTGCGCCTGGTCATGATAGCTAAAACTGAGATTTTGAATTTTGCTGAAAATCTTGTTCCGCAGGTCATAAGCTACACCCTGAGACGCTGCTTCTGCCAAATAGCTTTGTCCAAAGTTAAATAAACCACGAGCGATCGCGGCGAGTACCATCCAGGCGGCGCTGTATAGCACAATTTGGAGGTTGTTTTGGCTAATACCTCGATCGATTCCCCATCTAAATAATTGTGGAGTCACCGCATTTGCGATCGTCAACAGCAACAGGCTGACCAATGCTCCTAGCGAAGTCCATCGGTAAGTGCTTAAACTCTTAAGCACACGCTGCATTGACTGTATCGACGAAGTTTCTCGGAGTTCTGGCTGCTGAACCACTGAAATGCACCCCTGTATCTTTGGAAAATTATCTCGCACTTTGATTGTAAAAAAACAACTGGTCAATGGCGAATATAAAATCTATTTGTGGTGACAATTCCACATTTGGGGACAACTGCATGGGAAAATACGTCTTTGGCAAGCATTGCGGCTAATCCATTTAAATACCGAAGAAAACCAAAGAACAAGAATAATGGCTCAAAATTTTTATAGCAATTCCCAACTTCCCTCAGATATGTCAACTGCTATCAGTCGCACAGCAAAGCCAAGTTCTGAGTTCTACTCTATTTTTTCTGAAGAAGAAATCTTAGGGATAATTAATGCATTAGAAATCAGACGAGAAATCCCTCTAAAGTATTCTTATAAAGGTAGAGGTGCAAAAATATGGGATGACTTTTATCTAAAATATCTTATTCCTAGATGGTATCGAACATCGAATGTAGAAATTGAGCTTTTAAAGGCTAATTTTAACTACTTTAATGAAAATATTAAAAGTGGCGAAAAAATCAATGTCGTAGATGTAGGTGCAGGGAATTCATATCCTGCCAAAGATTTTATTCAGAAACTTAACAAATTAGATAAAATCAATAAATATATTGCCTTAGATATTAGTGAAGAATTGCTTGATGTATCCAGAAATAATTTAAAAAAATGGTTTCCTAAAGTCGATTTTATCAGTTCTCCAATTGATATAGAAAATAATTCTATACCAAAAAAATTATTCCAAAATAAAGCCGATATTGAAATTGAAAATCAAGCAAAAATATTTTTACACTTAGGCGTTACTATTGGAAATCATCAAAATAGAGATCGGGTATTCAAAAACTTTAGAGATAGTATGGAAAAAAATGATTTCCTGGTGTTCACTAATGAGATTGGCTCTAACTCTACATGGAATGGAAACGTCAGAGGTGGCTGCAAGTATCATGTAGAAGAAATATATGGATGGGTTAAAAATAAGATTGGGATTAAGTCTGAAGATTGTGAATTGGTGAGAAAGTATGATTTAAAAACCGATAGTATAGT
Protein-coding sequences here:
- a CDS encoding dihydrofolate reductase family protein translates to MTKVTLYIAASLDGYIARSDGGIEWLSILDTEGEDFGYGDFYESIDAIVLGSNTYEVGLGFDEWPYPGKKSFVFTKRHLQSDREDVVFVSDPVNNALANIEAQGFENLWLVGGGALINSFLQHSLIDEYIISTIPTILGGGIQLFPPPSPEEKLELINSKQYSSGLMQSHYRRKVNL
- a CDS encoding L-histidine N(alpha)-methyltransferase, translated to MAQNFYSNSQLPSDMSTAISRTAKPSSEFYSIFSEEEILGIINALEIRREIPLKYSYKGRGAKIWDDFYLKYLIPRWYRTSNVEIELLKANFNYFNENIKSGEKINVVDVGAGNSYPAKDFIQKLNKLDKINKYIALDISEELLDVSRNNLKKWFPKVDFISSPIDIENNSIPKKLFQNKADIEIENQAKIFLHLGVTIGNHQNRDRVFKNFRDSMEKNDFLVFTNEIGSNSTWNGNVRGGCKYHVEEIYGWVKNKIGIKSEDCELVRKYDLKTDSIVANMRFHHDYTINFSLTGIDKNIEISEGEEITIWRHHKYEIPQLLQELERSGLELIQYSTDKYKSHIMVICKVASN
- a CDS encoding TIGR03643 family protein, giving the protein MKLPNLDSQTIDRIIEMAWEDRTSFDAIEAQFGLLEKQVIALMRREMKESSFQMWRERVTKRNTKHLSKRDFIAGRFKSHNQKT
- a CDS encoding ABC transporter ATP-binding protein, encoding MRGTIPVVASDDRASKQISTLQRFLQYLLLYRKEIPIALTLVLIGAATQAIGPFFLGWSIDRLIAQGNLQGLLMLLGLLGLNYGLGVLAIRGQIIRVGWIMQRLLAQLRQDIFTKIQSLPLSFFDRSEAGDLMSRLLNDVNTVNQAFGLTIAQMLGNVFSLVGIIIAMLSINLQLGLLSNLVVPLMIFTTSLFARWARTRFRVTRQTIGQLSAKLEEDIGSVREAQAFNRVQMNIAEFAVLNAANRDANVEAVAITSAFLPSIDFLNTLATAGVLAYGGYLAVTGSATVGVVTSFLLYVQQFFRPIQILSQFYTQAQSAFAGLERIFLLLDEPSELKDAPNATEMPPIQGEVTFENVKFGYNPDQLVLKGVNLHAYPGQMIALVGPTGSGKSTIINLILRFYDVSGGAVKIDDIDVRSVTQASLRRQIGIVLQDNILFSGTVAENIAFGAPYSTQADIEEAAQLANVHEFITSLPQGYTTQLGERGAPLSQGQRQLISIARAVLINPRILILDEATSSIDTRTEALVQTAIARLLQGRTSFVIAHRLSTVTQADRVLVIQQGQIVEQGTHAELIDRQGVYANLYALQLGATDTMVLQNEK
- the trxA gene encoding thioredoxin, with the translated sequence MSTDTQIVNYVEESEFDVVLNGSEEKVVVVDFTATWCGPCRLVSPLMDQLAQEYKGRAKVVKVDVDNNKPIFKKFGLRSIPAVLIFKDGNLAETIVGVSPYEQFSEAVQKLLEVV
- a CDS encoding ABC transporter ATP-binding protein, which codes for MVQQPELRETSSIQSMQRVLKSLSTYRWTSLGALVSLLLLTIANAVTPQLFRWGIDRGISQNNLQIVLYSAAWMVLAAIARGLFNFGQSYLAEAASQGVAYDLRNKIFSKIQNLSFSYHDQAQTSQLLTRVTSDIEQIRTFIGTSLIQVIGGIVTLVTIAVVLLVMNWELALITLTAVPVSAWLMAQFVGRNNKLFRQVQEQLSDLNAVLQENLQGIRVVKAFVRESAERSRYTTLNDGLVKANMKTINAIHNTFPFIFLMSNLVTLAVFGYGGAQVIGRRFSIGELVAFNSYLALILQPILLIGFAAPAIAQSAASAERVYEVVDAEVEIRDCPGAVPFETCGGRITFENVSFRYPGASTEALKEVSFETKPNELIAVLGMTGSGKSTIMNLIPRFYDVTGGAVRIDGRDVKSFTLKSLRSRIGIVFQETTLFSGTLRENIAYAKPDATLEQVIEVAKTAQMHDFIIGLPDGYETIVGERGVGLSGGQKQRIAIARTLLTDYSILILDDSTSAVDAKTAAHIQAELDGLMRQKTCTTFVVAQRISTVKNADRIFLVDKGRLVAQGTHEELMETSPLYGVILESQVKTKEKNDPKLT